The Candidatus Parvarchaeota archaeon region TTCAAGCTCCTTGACTTCTTGCACCAAATCCTTGAAAGCAGGCAGGCCTTGACCCAAGTCAGTCTCCATTTTTCTTGCCCCCGCCTATTCCTCCATTTTCCATTCCCGGTTGGCCCTGACGGCCTCAAGCACCTCTTCAGGCTGCACGTAGTATCTTGAAACCACGTTGCCAACCTGGTTCACTTCCCTGTACTTGTGGGCTACCATCCAGTCAATGACACTTGCCTTCTCTGAAATCTCCTGTTCAATCTCGCGGGTTGAAAATCCTGCATACAACGAAAGCGTGTTTGCCAGGGTGAACATCTTGCCAACGTCAAGCATCCTGTCCGTCTTCAGGTCCCATCGCTGGAGCACATTGACATCTCCCCCTTTCTGCACCTCTGCAAACTCAAGGGTGCGCCTGACATTGAGCCTTCTGTGCCTGAACTGGACCACAATGCCTGCAAGCGAGTCAAGCATGCCTTTGGGGATGTTTATCGGCGGGTTTGTGAGTCTGGAGACAGTCTCGGCCGCATTGTCGGCATGCAAAGTCGCATATACCGAGTGGCCGGTGTGCATTGCCTCAAACAGTATCTCGGCTTCCCGCTGGCGCCTGATTTCACCGACAACAATCCTGTCGGGCCTTTGCCGCAGCGAGTTTACAAGCAGGTCAAGCATGGTGATTTCACCCTTCCCTTCGGCATTTGGCTCGCGGGTCACCATTGGCACCCATTGCAAAAACGAGGGAAGTGTCAGCTCCCGTGTGTCTTCAAGCGAAACGACCCTCTGGTTGCCTGGAATGAGGCCTGAAATGGCGTTGAGAAATGACGTCTTGCCGCTTCCAGTCCCTCCAGAAACAATCAAGGAAAGCTCGTTTTGGATGCAAAGCCAGATGAGCGCTGCTGTTTTTGAAGGCAGGCAATTGAGCTCAACAAGCGTGGTGATTGTCCAGGGATTTTTTGAGAATTTCCTGATTGTGATGGTGTTGCCAAAAGCAGAAGCTGGGAAAAGAGTCGCATTCACGCGGTCTCCTGTTGACAGGTGCGCATCCATCAGGGGCGAAAGCACGTTAATCTGTTTGCCAATCTTCCTGCCAATCATTGCGGAATAGTCGTATATTGCCTCCTCTGTCTTTATTTTGATGTTTGTCTGGCACCAGCCCCACTTCTTGTGGAAAATCCACACAGGCTCCTGGGCTGAATTTATTGCAACTTCCTCAATCTTTTCATCGTGCATAAGCGACTCAAGCTCGCCTAGGCCAAGCGTATTTTGGATGAGGTAGGAGGCAAGCACCTTTTTGGTCTCCTGGGACAAAGTCGGGAAGTGCTTTGAGAGCAGGCTAGTTGCCTTTTCCTCGAATTTGAGCTTCACATCATCCGACTTTTTGGGGTCTATTATGTCGGTTATTTCGATTTTTATCGTGGTTACAAGCTCCCCCTTTAGCGTGTTGAGGACTATTTTGGTGCCCTCCCCAAGGCCTGGAATCGTAAGCTCGTAAAAAGGCACCATGCTTCCCTTTGAGCGGCTGACACGCACGTTTACCGGTATGCTCTCCGAATTGAAAAAGTACTGGTCAACAAGCCCCCACTGGGCCTGGGCGCCTAGTGCCATACGTGAATTTTTCATCGCATTTTTCTGCTCTTCAAGCATCTTCTTCCCGCTTTGCTCAAGCTCGCTTTCCTGCGCGCCTTTTTCGTCCCCTGCCCTTTTTTCGGGCTTTTTTGTCTTGTCAGCCATATTGAATCAACACCAAACCAAATTCATGCATTGCGCGCCTTTTTCATTCCCTGCCGCCGCCTTCACGCGAACCATGCCACCATTTGCTTATTCCTGCCTGCCTTTAAATTCCTTCTTGAAGCACACAGTCGATTGGCCGGTTTTTTCCGGCTATGCAGTTTCATTCCAAATCTTCCTGATAAGCTCGCGCAGCTCCCCGCGCTTGTCCTCAAATTCCGCGGCCTCCTTTGCGCTTAGGCTGTACTTCTCTTCAATTTCCTCGGCCTTTGCCTGGACCATCTTTTCCATCTGTGCGGTGGTTGCCTGAAGGCTGAGGACCTGGGCCTTTTTTGAAAGCGCAAGAAGCTGGCTTTCCAGGTTTTCCCTGCTTTGCGCCAGGCTTTCAATCTGCCCGATGGCGCTTTGAACTTCATTTTTCCGCTTTGTTGCGCTTTCCACCTTGGCAAGAAGCAGCTGCCCGCGCTTTAGTTCCTCCTCAAGCCCGACTTTTTCCGAAAGCACTTCACCCTCAAACTTCGAAATTTCATCCTCAACCTGTTTTTTGAATGCAGCATACTCCGCCTTGGCGGCATCCAGGTTTTCAGTAAGCTGCACAAGCATCTGGGCTATCTTGGGCTTTTTCAGCCCGCCCGACTCAATTTGCTCAAGCTGGCCTTCCATCTGCTTTAGCCCTTCTTTTACCTTGCCAATCTTGTTTGCGTACTTCTCGTAAATCTGGTCGACTCCCTTCTCCATTTTCTTGAGATTCTGCACCCTCTGGATTAGCTGTGAATCGCCTTGCGTGCTTTTGAGAATCTCCTTTAGGTTGGTTTTGAGCAAGTCAAGCTCCCCTTTGGTATCCTGCACCTTATGGAGAGTTTCATTAATGTTTTGGACAAGCTCGCCTTTTTTTGAGTCAAGGGCAACCGCCTTTGCCTCTACAGTCGACGGGTCAGGGGATACCCAGACAAGGTATATTTTTGTCAGCTTGTACTCTATCTTGATGATGTTTTCCTCCTCAAGGACATGCGCCCAGTTTTCAAGCGTCTCAACCTGCAGCCCAAGCTCTTTTGCAGCCGCGGCAAGCTCAACACGGCCTTTCTGGTGCACAAGCCTTATCAGATTGTCAACGCCTGTAGAAATAAGAAGCTCATCCAGGGCCATACTCCTTCTTGTGGCAATCCAATTAATATAAATATTTGCTTGCGCCCCAATAGTTATTCTATTCGTCAAATTGGCGCAATGGCACGGGCTGCACCACATGGCCAAATGCGGCTGCCGGCAAGCCAATGAAAGCTAAAGCAGGGGCCAAAATGGAAGCGTAAAATCCGCGCAGGAAGGCACACGTATGGCAGACGGCGACGTATTCATAACAAAGCTTGAAAAGGGGCCAATGGACAGGTTCAAAAACCGCAACATGGTCCTTGAAAAATTCGGCGAACAGGGAACAGACATCTACGATGCAATAGGCAAGGGCATAAGCGCAAACCAGCTTGCCTCCAGCCTGCAAATAGAAGAGGAGACTCTTGTCCAGGTTCTTGAATTCCTGGAGCAG contains the following coding sequences:
- a CDS encoding type II/IV secretion system ATPase subunit encodes the protein MADKTKKPEKRAGDEKGAQESELEQSGKKMLEEQKNAMKNSRMALGAQAQWGLVDQYFFNSESIPVNVRVSRSKGSMVPFYELTIPGLGEGTKIVLNTLKGELVTTIKIEITDIIDPKKSDDVKLKFEEKATSLLSKHFPTLSQETKKVLASYLIQNTLGLGELESLMHDEKIEEVAINSAQEPVWIFHKKWGWCQTNIKIKTEEAIYDYSAMIGRKIGKQINVLSPLMDAHLSTGDRVNATLFPASAFGNTITIRKFSKNPWTITTLVELNCLPSKTAALIWLCIQNELSLIVSGGTGSGKTSFLNAISGLIPGNQRVVSLEDTRELTLPSFLQWVPMVTREPNAEGKGEITMLDLLVNSLRQRPDRIVVGEIRRQREAEILFEAMHTGHSVYATLHADNAAETVSRLTNPPINIPKGMLDSLAGIVVQFRHRRLNVRRTLEFAEVQKGGDVNVLQRWDLKTDRMLDVGKMFTLANTLSLYAGFSTREIEQEISEKASVIDWMVAHKYREVNQVGNVVSRYYVQPEEVLEAVRANREWKMEE